In the Ipomoea triloba cultivar NCNSP0323 chromosome 6, ASM357664v1 genome, one interval contains:
- the LOC116023631 gene encoding uncharacterized protein LOC116023631 produces MISMEGKGLYFFCSILLSLFTFCTSVDTITTDHPITDGTTIVSAGGNFELGFFSPGKSKNRYVGIWYSKIPTKDVAWVANRETPLNNTFGKLMLKDNGILVLLDGSNEEIWSSNSSISLKNPVAQLSDTGNLVVREGNDHSSKNSAWQSFDYPGNTLLPGMKVGQNLATGHVWSLTSWKSNDDPALGEYTEMLDVDGFPQLFLYRGVNKSISFRHGPWNGQIFTGTPNLKNNSYYTIGFFMDQREIYYKYELVNNSAPSRVVLNSASTTQRLIWIERTQSWSVYLTCQIDNCDYSLCGAFGKCNINNSPPCHCLKGFIPKYQQEWDGTDWSNGCIRKTQLDCGDGDMFLKYTGIKLPDTRHSWFNRSIGLEECKRLCLKNCNCTAYSNVDVRDGGSGCLLWFGDLTDIREIDQVDRDLYVRIAASDLDNYQNEQKKQEAMKIVMPTISGILILSSLVWFALYTRKKGAGIDKEVHDLPLFTLETVVSATNNFSSDNLIGKGGFGHVYKGKLFVGTEIAVKKLSENSHQGAQEWENEVIIIAKLQHRNLVRLLGCCAEGRQRMLIYEYMLNNSLDYFIFDESRKRILTWQTRFVIATGISRGLLYLHQDSRLKIIHRDLKMSNILLDAELNPKISDFGLARIVEEDDGLAKTKRVIGTYGYMSPEYAVDGNFSVKSDVFSLGVILLELISGIKNRAFHHSDHHHNLLGHAWLLWNDGNPLELMDNCVRDSYVESQVRRCIHIALLCVSKLPEDRPTMALVVFMLENEEVALPKPKEPGFFVERNSTEASSTDAERCCYEIAMITFSTLEVDTITTDHPITDGTTIVSAGGNFELGFFSPGKSKSRYVGIWYSKIPTKDVAWVANRETPLNNTFGKLMLKDNGILVLLDGSNEEIWSSNSSISLKNPVAQLSDAGNLVVREGNDHSFKNSAWQSFDYPGNTLLPGMKLGQNLATGQVWSLTSWKSNDDPALGEYTEMLDVDGFPQLFLYRGVNKSISFRHGPWSGQIFTSKPNLKNHSYYYYYTTGFFMDQREIYYKYELVNSSAPSRVILNSASTIQRLIWIERTQSWSVYLTGQIDNCDSYSLCGAFGKCNINNSPPCHCLKGFIPKYPQDWNGTDWSNGCIRRTQLDCGDGDMFLKYTGIKLPDSRHSWFNRSIGLEECKRLCLKVCSCTAYSNVDVRDGGSGCLLWFGDLTDIREFDQVGQDLYVRIAASDPDNSQNGQKKQEAMKIVIPTISGILILSSLVWFALYKRKKGAGIDKEVHDLPLFTLETVVSATNNFSSDNLIGKGGFGHVYKGKLFVGTEIAVKKLSENSHQGAQEWENEVIIIAKLQHRNLVRLLGCCAEGRQRMLIYEYMLNNSLDYFIFDESRKRILTWQTRFVIATGISRGLLYLHQDSRLKIIHRDLKMSNILLDAELNPKISDFGLARIVEEDDGLAKTKRVIGTYGYMSPEYAVDGNFSVKSDVFSLGVILLELISGIKNRAFHHSDHHHNLLGHAWLLWNDGNPIELMDNCVRDSYVESQVRRCIHVALLCVSKLPKDRPTMASVVFMLENEEVALPKPKEPGFFVERSSTEAPSTDKERCCYEIAMITFSTLEGR; encoded by the exons ATGATATCAATGGAAGGGAAAGGGCTCTACTTCTTTTGCTCCATTTTACTATCTCTATTCACATTTTGCACCTCAGTAGACACCATAACAACAGATCACCCCATCACAGATGGCACTACCATAGTTTCAGCAGGTGGCAACTTTGAACTTGGATTTTTCAGCCCTGGAAAATCCAAGAATCGATATGTTGGCATTTGGTACAGCAAGATACCTACTAAGGATGTGGCCTGGGTTGCTAACAGAGAAACTCCGCTAAACAACACTTTTGGCAAGCTAATGCTCAAAGACAATGGGATCCTAGTACTCCTAGATGGTAGCAATGAAGAAATCTGGTCATCGAATTCATCAATATCCTTGAAAAATCCAGTGGCTCAGCTTTCAGACACAGGAAATCTTGTTGTGAGAGAGGGAAATGACCATAGTTCCAAAAATTCCGCCTGGCAGAGTTTTGATTATCCTGGTAATACTTTGCTACCAGGCATGAAGGTTGGCCAGAACTTAGCCACCGGCCACGTCTGGAGCCTGACATCATGGAAGAGCAATGATGATCCTGCTCTAGGTGAATACACAGAAATGCTGGATGTTGATGGATTCCCTCAACTTTTTCTTTACAGGGGCGTAAATAAATCTATTAGTTTTAGACATGGGCCATGGAATGGACAGATCTTTACTGGTACACCTAATCTTAAGAACAATTCATATTATACGATTGGGTTTTTTATGGATCAGAGGGAGATATACTACAAATATGAGCTTGTTAATAATTCAGCTCCAAGCAGGGTTGTATTAAATTCAGCTAGCACTACTCAGCGCTTAATTTGGATTGAACGAACCCAAAGTTGGTCTGTTTACTTGACATGTCAAATAGATAACTGCGACTATTCATTGTGTGGAGCTTTTGGTAAGTGCAATATCAACAACTCCCCTCCCTGTCACTGTCTTAAAGGATTTAtcccaaaataccaacaagagTGGGATGGAACAGATTGGTCAAATGGGTGCATCCGAAAAACTCAATTGGATTGTGGGGATGGAGACATGTTTTTGAAATACACAGGTATAAAATTGCCGGACACACGCCATTCCTGGTTCAACAGGAGCATTGGCCTTGAGGAATGTAAGAGATTGTGCTTGAAAAATTGCAACTGTACAGCTTATTCTAATGTAGATGTAAGAGATGGTGGAAGTGGATGCTTGCTCTGGTTTGGAGACCTAACTGATATTAGGGAGATTGATCAAGTTGACCGAGATCTATATGTGAGGATAGCTGCATCAGATCTTG ATAATTACCAAAATGAACAGAAGAAACAAGAGGCAATGAAGATAGTCATGCCAACAATTTCAGGGATACTTATTTTAAGTTCTTTGGTTTGGTTTGCACTATATACAAGGAAAAAAG GAGCTGGAATAGACAAAGAAGTCCATGATTTACCATTGTTCACTTTGGAAACAGTTGTTTCTGCAACAAACAACTTTTCTTCTGATAATCTTATTGGAAAGGGTGGATTTGGACATGTTTACAAG GGTAAGCTATTTGTTGGAACAGAAATAGCAGTTAAAAAGCTTTCAGAAAATTCACACCAAGGAGCTCAGGAGTGGGAGAATGAAGTGATCATAATTGCCAAACTTCAACATAGGAACCTTGTCAGACTTCTAGGTTGCTGTGCTGAGGGGAGACAAAGGATgctaatatatgaatatatgctAAACAATAGCTTGGATTACTTCATATTTG ATGAGAGCAGAAAAAGAATACTTACATGGCAAACACGCTTTGTAATTGCGACGGGAATATCACGTGGACTCCTTTATCTTCACCAAGACTCCAGATTGAAAATTATACATAGAGATCTGAAGATGAGCAACATATTACTGGATGCTGAATTGAACCCCAAGATTTCTGACTTTGGCCTTGCTAGAATTGTAGAAGAAGATGATGGCCTAGCAAAAACGAAGCGAGTTATAGGGACATA TGGTTACATGTCACCCGAGTATGCCGTTGATGGAAACTTCTCTGTAAAATCAGATGTTTTCAGCCTTGGAGTGATTTTATTGGAACTCATTAGTGGAATAAAGAACAGGGCATTTCATCATTCAGATCATCACCACAATCTTCTGGGTCAT GCATGGCTATTGTGGAATGATGGCAACCCTTTAGAACTAATGGATAATTGTGTGAGAGACTCTTATGTGGAATCTCAAGTACGAAGATGCATTCATATAGCTCTTCTTTGTGTTTCGAAACTACCGGAAGATAGACCAACAATGGCATTAGTAGTTTTCATGTTGGAGAACGAGGAAGTGGCTTTACCTAAACCTAAAGAGCCAGGCTTCTTTGTGGAAAGGAATTCAACTGAAGCATCTTCTACAGATGCGGAAAGATGCTGCTATGAAATCGCAATGATAACATTCAGCACTCTTGAAG TAGACACCATAACAACAGATCATCCCATCACAGATGGCACTACCATAGTTTCAGCTGGTGGCAACTTTGAACTTGGATTTTTCAGCCCTGGAAAATCCAAGAGTCGATATGTTGGCATTTGGTACAGCAAGATACCAACTAAGGATGTGGCCTGGGTTGCTAACAGAGAAACTCCGCTAAACAACACTTTTGGCAAGCTAATGCTCAAAGACAATGGGATCCTAGTACTCCTAGATGGTAGCAATGAAGAAATCTGGTCATCGAATTCATCAATATCCCTGAAAAATCCAGTGGCTCAGCTTTCAGATGCAGGAAATCTTGTTGTGAGAGAGGGAAATGACCATAGTTTCAAAAATTCTGCCTGGCAGAGTTTTGATTATCCTGGTAATACTTTGTTACCAGGCATGAAGCTTGGCCAGAACTTAGCCACGGGTCAAGTCTGGAGCCTGACATCATGGAAGAGCAATGATGATCCTGCTCTAGGTGAATACACAGAAATGCTAGATGTTGATGGATTCCCTCAACTTTTTCTTTAcaggggtgtaaacaaatctATTAGTTTTAGACATGGGCCATGGAGTGGACAGATTTTTACTAGTAAACCTAATCTTAAGAAccattcatattattattattatacaactGGGTTTTTTATGGATCAGAGGGAGATATACTACAAATATGAGCTTGTTAATAGTTCAGCTCCAAGCAGGGTCATATTAAATTCAGCTAGCACTATTCAGCGCTTAATTTGGATTGAACGAACCCAAAGTTGGTCTGTTTACTTGACAGGGCAAATCGATAACTGCGACAGTTATTCATTATGTGGAGCTTTTGGTAAGTGCAATATCAACAACTCCCCTCCCTGTCACTGTCTTAAAGGATTTATCCCAAAATACCCACAAGACTGGAATGGAACAGATTGGTCAAATGGGTGTATCCGAAGAACCCAATTGGATTGTGGGGATGGAGACATGTTTTTGAAATACACAGGTATAAAATTGCCGGACTCACGCCATTCCTGGTTCAACAGGAGCATTGGCCTTGAGGAATGTAAGAGATTGTGCTTGAAAGTTTGCAGCTGTACAGCTTATTCTAATGTAGATGTAAGAGATGGTGGAAGTGGATGCTTGCTCTGGTTTGGAGACCTAACTGATATTAGGGAGTTTGATCAAGTTGGCCAAGATCTATATGTGAGGATAGCTGCATCAGATCCTG ATAATTCCCAAAATGGACAGAAGAAACAAGAGGCAATGAAGATAGTCATACCAACAATTTCAGGGATACTTATTTTAAGTTCTTTGGTTTGGTTTGCactatataaaaggaaaaaag GAGCTGGAATAGACAAAGAAGTCCATGATTTACCATTGTTCACTTTGGAAACAGTTGTTTCTGCAACAAACAACTTTTCTTCTGATAATCTTATTGGAAAGGGTGGATTTGGACATGTTTACAAG GGTAAGCTATTTGTTGGAACAGAAATAGCAGTTAAAAAGCTTTCAGAAAATTCACACCAAGGAGCTCAGGAGTGGGAGAATGAAGTGATCATAATTGCCAAACTTCAACATAGGAACCTTGTCAGACTTCTAGGTTGCTGTGCTGAGGGGAGACAAAGGATgctaatatatgaatatatgctAAACAATAGCTTGGATTACTTCATATTTG ATGAGAGCAGAAAAAGAATACTTACATGGCAAACACGCTTTGTAATTGCAACGGGAATATCACGTGGACTCCTTTATCTTCACCAAGACTCTAGATTGAAAATTATACATAGAGATCTGAAGATGAGCAACATATTACTGGATGCTGAATTGAACCCCAAGATTTCTGACTTTGGCCTTGCTAGAATTGTAGAAGAAGATGACGGCCTAGCAAAAACGAAGCGAGTTATAGGGACATA TGGTTACATGTCACCCGAGTATGCCGTTGATGGAAACTTCTCTGTAAAATCAGATGTTTTCAGCCTTGGAGTGATTTTATTGGAACTCATTAGTGGAATAAAGAACAGGGCATTTCATCATTCAGATCATCACCACAATCTTCTGGGTCAT GCATGGCTATTGTGGAATGATGGCAACCCTATAGAACTAATGGATAATTGTGTGAGAGACTCTTATGTGGAATCTCAAGTACGAAGATGCATTCATGTAGCTCTTCTTTGCGTTTCGAAACTACCCAAAGATAGACCAACAATGGCATCAGTAGTTTTCATGTTGGAGAACGAGGAAGTGGCTTTACCTAAACCTAAAGAGCCAGGCTTCTTTGTGGAAAGGAGTTCAACTGAAGCACCTTCTACAGATAAGGAAAGATGCTGCTATGAAATCGCAATGATAACATTCAGCACTCTTGAAGGTAGATGA
- the LOC116023632 gene encoding G-type lectin S-receptor-like serine/threonine-protein kinase At4g27290 — MNRRPKPVNKSSVSPSNVEHPIRDGNNSIVSAGGNFELGFFSPGKSKNRYVGIWYRKISTRDVVWVANREAPLHNTSGALIIKHNGNLQILDGTNTEIWSSNSSLASLKHPVAWLSDAGNLVVSERNDLTEKNSAWQSFDYPGNTFLPGMKVGWNLATNRVMSMSSWKSNDDPATGDYISKMDINGFPEFLVFREATITFNIGPWNGQTFAGVPGLQINPYYTFEFFMDHREIYYKYELTDSSVPSRIVLTAAGVLERLTWIEHKKSWFLYYSIQTDNCDRYAMCGAFVKCSINSSPPCDCLKGFIPKYPQDWNATDWSNGCTRRTPLECGGGDRFLKYTGIKLPDTHHSWFDRSISLEECKRLCLKSYNCSAYSNLDVRDGGSGCLIWFGDLTDIREFNEELGQDLYVRIAASDFDLYQNGQKKREVMIMTISMVSGILTLSFLVQFALQRRKREALFTGSEVEKDDIDLPLLTLETIVSATNDFSSANLIGEGGFGHVYKGKLLSGTEIAVKKLSENSGQGAQEWRNEVVIIAKLQHRNLVRLLGCCSEDGQRMLIYEYMPNNSLDYFIFDESRKRLLTWQRRFEIAVEISRGLLYLHRDSRLKVIHRDLKGSNILLDAKMNPKISDFGLARILGENDTLAKTKRVIGTYGYMSPEYAIDGKISVKSDVFSLGVVLLELNSGRKNRTFHHLDHHHNLLGMATVEKENEEVALPKPKEPGFFIERNSIEASPTNEERYCSGNAVTITILEAR, encoded by the exons ATGAATCGGAGACCAAAGCCGGTGAATAAATCCAGTGTTTCTCCATCTAACGTAG AACACCCCATCAGAGATGGCAATAATTCCATTGTTTCAGCGGGTGGCAATTTTGAACTTGGATTTTTCTCCCCTGGAAAATCCAAGAACCGATATGTTGGTATCTGGTACAGGAAGATATCAACCAGGGATGTGGTCTGGGTTGCTAACAGAGAGGCTCCACTACATAACACTTCTGGAGCACTCATAATCAAACACAATGGAAACCTTCAAATCCTAGATGGTACCAACACTGAAATCTGGTCATCAAATTCATCATTAGCATCCTTGAAACATCCTGTGGCGTGGCTTTCAGACGCTGGAAACCTCGTTGTCAGCGAGAGAAACGACCTCACAGAGAAAAACTCTGCTTGGCAGAGCTTTGATTATCCTGGCAATACTTTTCTACCTGGCATGAAGGTTGGCTGGAACTTAGCCACTAATCGCGTGATGAGCATGAGCTCATGGAAGAGCAATGATGATCCTGCCACGGGTGATTACATATCGAAAATGGACATTAATGGATTCCCAGAGTTTTTGGTGTTCAGAGAAGCCACTATAACTTTTAATATAGGCCCATGGAATGGACAGACCTTTGCTGGGGTTCCTGGCCTTCAAATCAATCCCTATTATACATTTGAGTTCTTTATGGATCACAGAGAGATATACTACAAATATGAGCTTACAGATAGCTCAGTTCCTTCCAGGATTGTATTAACTGCAGCTGGCGTGCTCGAACGCTTAACATGGATCGAGCACAAGAAAAGCTGGTTTCTTTACTATTCAATCCAGACGGATAACTGTGATCGTTACGCGATGTGTGGAGCTTTTGTCAAGTGCAGTATCAACAGCTCCCCTCCCTGTGACTGTCTCAAAGGATTTATCCCAAAATACCCACAGGACTGGAATGCAACAGATTGGTCAAATGGGTGCACCCGGAGAACCCCATTGGAGTGTGGGGGTGGAGACAGGTTCTTGAAATACACAGGTATAAAATTGCCAGACACTCACCATTCCTGGTTCGACAGGAGCATTAGCCTTGAGGAATGTAAGAGATTATGCTTGAAAAGCTACAATTGTTCGGCCTACTCTAATTTAGATGTCAGAGATGGTGGAAGTGGATGTCTGATCTGGTTTGGAGACCTCACTGATATTAGGgagtttaatgaagaacttggcCAAGATCTATATGTGAGGATAGCTGCATCAGATTTTG ATCTCTACCAGAATGGACAGAAGAAACGAGAAGTGATGATAATGACCATATCAATGGTTTCAGGGATACTTACTCTAAGCTTTTTGGTTCAGTTTGCATTACAAAGAAGGAAAAGAG AAGCTTTATTTACAGGATCTGAAGTCGAGAAAGACGATATTGATCTACCACTATTGACTTTGGAAACTATTGTTTCTGCAACAAACGACTTTTCTTCTGCTAATCTTATTGGAGAGGGTGGATTTGGACATGTTTACAAG GGTAAGCTATTAAGTGGAACAGAAATAGCAGTTAAGAAGCTGTCAGAAAATTCAGGCCAAGGTGCTCAAGAGTGGAGGAATGAAGTGGTCATAATTGCCAAACTCCAACACAGAAACCTTGTCAGACTTCTAGGTTGTTGCTCTGAAGATGGTCAAAGGATGTTAATATATGAATACATGCCAAACAACAGCTTGGACTACTTCATATTTG ATGAGAGCCGAAAAAGACTACTTACATGGCAAAGACGCTTTGAAATTGCTGTGGAAATATCACGGGGACTTCTTTATCTTCACCGGGACTCCAGGTTGAAAGTAATACATAGAGATCTAAAGGGAAGCAACATATTGCTGGATGCTAAGATGAACCCCAAGATTTCTGACTTCGGCCTCGCAAGAATTTTAGGAGAAAACGACACTCTAGCAAAAACAAAGCGAGTAATAGGAACCTA TGGTTACATGTCACCCGAGTACGCTATCGATGGAAAAATTTCGGTAAAATCCGATGTTTTCAGCCTTGGAGTGGTTTTGTTAGAACTCAATAGCGGAAGAAAGAACAGGACATTTCATCATTTAGACCATCATCACAATCTTCTTG GCATGGCTACTGTGGAAAAAGAGAATGAGGAAGTTGCATTGCCAAAACCAAAGGAGCCTGGCTTCTTCATAGAAAGGAATTCAATTGAAGCATCTCCAACAAATGAGGAAAGATACTGCTCTGGAAATGCAGTGACAATTACCATTCTTGAAGCTAGATAA